CATACAGCGATCACGCCGACTTCGACGACCTGGTCGATTATGTTAAGGCCAGCGGCGCCAGGAAAGTTTATACTGTCAGCGGCTTCGAGGACTTAGCAGTACATTTGAGGAGCCTGGGTTTCCAGGCGGAGCATTTAACCAACGGGCACAAGAATACGCAGCTAACACTCCTCTAAGGAGGCTCTATGATTAGACTTACCGTCCTCTATCCCAACCTCAAGGGCTCGCGGTTCGACTGGGACTACTATGTCAACGTCCACACGCCCCTAGCCAAGAAGCGGTTCGGCAAGTGTGTTATCAAATGGGAGATAGACCGTGCCATTGAAGGCGAGCATAAGGGCGAGCCTGCCCCGTGGCAGGTGTCGTGCTATATCACCTTTACGTCGCGGGAGGACTACTACAAGGTCATCGACAAGTATGGCGATGAGCTGAAGGGCGACTTTCCTAACTACACCAACGTCTATCCCCAGTTCCTTATCAGCCAGGTTGAGGTTACATAGAGGTGCGTCATGGCGAAGAATCTTTCAGAGCTTGTACCTGACCTAAAACCCGAACGAGTAGCCACGGGCTTCAAATTCACTGAAGGGCCGGTGTGGCATCCGGACGGCTACCTTCTCTTCAGTGACATACCCGCTGCCGTCATCTATCAATGGCGGCCAGGCCGGGGGGCTACGCCCTACGTCCGCCACAGCCGCCAGTCCAACGGCCTGACCCTGGACCGCCAGGGCCGCCTGATGGCCTGCGAACACGAAGGCCGCCAGGTGTCCCGTCAGGCTAGTGACGGCTCGATGCAGTCCGTAGTCTCGCAGTACAACGGCAAGCGCTTCAACAGCCCCAACGACATCGTCGTCCATTCCAGCGGCGCCATCTACTTCACCGACCCTCCCTACGGTATACAGCCCGAGCAGCAGGAGCAGCCTTATTACGGTGTTTATCGAATCAATACCGACGGCTCGATAACGCTGCTGGTGTCGGACTTCGTCAGGCCCAACGGGCTGGCGTTCTCACCGGACGAGTCGGTCCTCTACATTGACGACACGCGGCGCCGCAAGACCTGGGCCTTCGACCTGCGAAGGGACGGCTGGCTCTCCAACGGGCGCGTCTTCGTCGACATGAACGTTCCAGCTAGCGGCAATCCTGACGGAATGAAGGTGGACACCGAGGGCAACGTGTATATTACCGGCGGGGGCGGCATATGGGTGCTGACAGCCGAAGGCCGGCACCTGGGCACCATTCCCGTGCCCGAGCAGCCCGCCAACCTGGCCTTCGGGGATGCCGACGCTCGCACCCTGTACATTACGGCGCAGACGTCCGTTTACAAGCTTAGGGTGAACGTGCCCGGTGTAAGGCCTTACGGGTAGACGAAGCCGGCTTAGGCTTGAGCCTGGCGGGGTTGTCCACGGCCCTGGGCAGAAGCAGCGCGATAAGGGCGCCGGCGATAAGCACTACCATGACTACGATAGCCGCGTTGGATAGAGCGTTGGCAAAGGCCTCAGCCTGCACCGGGTCGGCGGGACCGAAGGCTTGCACCCTTTTGTAGTCCGCCCCTGGCGCAGTCTCCTCCAGGTTTGAGCGCAGTGAGTTTAAGAACACGGACGAAACCAGCGCCACGCCTAGCACCGCCGACACGTTCTGCATCATGTTCACCATGCCGGAGGCTACCCCCGCCTTGTTCTCGCCCAGGGAGTTCAGCACCACCGCCGTCGTCGTCACAAAGGCGGCGGAGCCACCAAAACTCGCCAGCAGAAGGCTGGGCAGCAGCGTTCTATAATTAGATGTAGCGTCAAAATGCAGCCACAGGAAGGCCGCGGTCCCAGCCAGGCCCATTCCCAGCAGCATGGGTATACGAGGGCCAATCCTGTCCGCTACCTTTCCCCAAAAAGGCGTAGCCAGTACCACGGTCACGCCCGCCGGAAGGAATAAAAGCCCCGCCTCAAGGGCACTTTTGTGCAGGAAGGTCTGGATGAATATGGTACTCATCAGGATAACCGGTATGAAGGCAAAACCAGCGGCGAACCTCACGGCGGAGGCCACAGCAAAGGCCCGGTTCTTGAAAAAGCTGGGGTCGATAATATGAAAGGGCACTAGGATTTGCGCCATCACAAAAAGCGCCAGCAGGACAGCCGCCGCGGAGAAGAGGCCTAGTGTGTTGGCTGACGTCCAGCCGTAAGCGTTGCCGCCGATGATTGCCAGAGTGAGCAAAAGCACAGAACCGGCGCTGAGGGTAACGCCTAAAAAGTCTATTCTGCGGTCGGTTGTCAGGTCCCTGGAATCCCTGACCATGAGGTAAGTGATCAGCATGGAAAAGAGGACAATTCCCAGACTTAGAAAGAATATGGCCCTCCAGGTGAAAGCGCTGGTGAAAGCGCCGCTGACTACCGGCCCAATGGCTAGCCCCAAGGCCCCTATCCCGCCCCAGACCCCTATAGCCAACCCTAGGTCTTTTCGCAAAAACGCCACGGCGAGGACGGAAAGGGAGCCGGGCATCATCATGGCGCTGCCCGTGCCTTGCACCACCCTTGCCGATTGCAACACATAAACATTAGGTGCCAGGGCGGCCAGCAGGGAGCCGGAGGCGAATATAGTGGAGCCTATCAACAGCACCCGCTTTCGGCCGTAAAGGTCGCAAAGCTTGCCGCCAACTACCACCAGGGCGGCGAAGGTCAGCGTGTAAGCGTTCAGCACCCAGCTTCCTTCCACCAGCGTTACTCGAAAGTCGCGCTGAATGGTAGGCAGCGCCAGGTTCACTATGGTGGCGTCCATAGCGACCAGAAACGCGGCTAGACAACTGGCCAGCAGCACCAGCCAGGGCCTTAATTCTTTTCCTGGCTCTACAGCTATGGGACTCTGCACTGGCTAGGCAAACCTCTGTTTTTTGCCTGAAATCACTGGCGCAGCAGTATATATTACGCTACCTCGCCAGTCAGTTACACTATTTCATATCCTTTGCTCGTTGTGTAGGCATACCCTGGCTGATACCATGTGTTCCATGGAAAAAATCCGCCGTCAGGGCAAAGGGCTGCTATACGTATCAATGCTGCCCGAAGACTACGATCCGGACCGGTCTTATCCACTGGTTGTCCTGCTCCACGGATTCGGTTCCAACATGCACGACCTGGCTTCCCTGGCGCCCGCCCTGGACGGCAAAGACTTCGCTTACGTCTGCCCCAACGCTCCTTTGAGCATACCCCTGGGGCCCAATATGAAAGGCTTCGCATGGGCGCCTTTGCCTGGAGAACGGACTGAAGAACACCTCAAAGCCGCTGAAAAATTAATAGCTGAGTTTTTGGACGAGGCCTCAAAAGAATACAAGACACCGAAGGGAAAAATCCTTCTGGGCGGGTTCTCTCAAGGCGGCATGATGACCTTCAGGGTGGGGTTGTCCGCGCCTGATAAGCTGGCGGGCCTGTTTTCCCTCAGCGGCTTCATTGACAACCCTGATGCCGTGAAGGCCAGCCTTCCATCACAGCGAGACCAGCCCATCTTCATCGCTCACGGCACGGAGGATACCGTCATACCGGTGGGCGGCGCCAGAAAGTCGGCAGCCTTCCTGAGAGAACAAGGTTACAACCCTGAATATCACGAATATGTTATGGCTCACCAGGTCACGCCGCAGGTCATCGATGATCTGCGGGTATGGATGCATCGAACGCTGCAGCCCTCGGGTTGAGTCATTGTGACTTGCATACAAGCACTCCTTGACTGCAAAATCTGGTTTAACGCCCCGTCGTATAAGTAGAATCCGCGGCTACATTTAAGCAGGACGGCTTTTTGAGACAAGAGCGACAGGCCTCTACCGCCAGCATGACCTGCACCTACTGCGGCGCCCTGGACCAGCGCGTCGGCGCCAAGTGCCAGGGCTGCGACCGCTTTCTAGTCTATGTCCCCGAATGGGCAAAGCCCCACGAGCGGCACGGGGTCTTTGGACGCTACGGCTTCATTTTCATGACGCATCGCAAGTGGATGCTCATAGCGCTATTTCTTGTTCTGGGCGGCGCCTTCATATGGCACAACTATCACATAGTCCCCAATCCTATAACCCTGATATTCAAAAACCCCAGCACAGGCCTTACGTCTCTATCCGATACCGGACAATGGAACCTCCAGGGCGGGACCCTTGAGCGCACGCGTTACGTGGCCTCCGCCAATGCTCAGCCCCAAGGACGCCTTCTTTGGTCTACCGATTCCGGCGTTCTCACCGGCATATCCCAGCCGGCGGTGTCCGACGGCGTAATATACGTAGGAAGCGACTTCAAGTTCCTCGCCTTCGACGCCGCCGACGGGCGGGTGAGGTGGCAGCGGGACATGGGCGGTCTTGTCAACTCGTCGCCGGCGGTGGCGGACGACTTTGTGTACTTCGGATCTACCGACTCCAACGTCTGGGCCTTAAACCGGCACACGGGGGAGGTGAAATGGGCCTATACCACGGGCAACTACATTTCCAGCTCCCCGTTGGCGCATAACGGCTTCCTTTTCATTGGCTCCGGCGACCATCATATGTACGCCCTGGACGCCGCCACCGGCGATAAGCTGTGGGCCTTTGAGACCGGCGGCGAAGTGCACACGCCTCCGGCGCTCCACAACGGAGTCCTTTATTTCACCTCTTCCGACGCCAGCCTTCACTCCGTTAACTACCGGACCGGCCAGGCGCGCATGAACTACCGGACCCGCGCGCTCAATCCCTTCGAGCCGCCCGTAGTCGCCAACGGCTTGGTGTACATGAACTCGGACAGGGGAATACTAGTGTCCAAGGCTGGCATTCGCGAAATTCCGGGCCGCTTCGCCTTTGAGCGGTGGTGGCGAATCCTTTACGTCCGCGGCTTCACCACCTTTGAGCCTCCATCGCAGCAGGGTTTCAAGTGGCGATTCCAGGTTGGCGACTTCAACAACCAGATTTATTTCTCCTCATCGCCGGCGGTGACGCCGGACGCTCTTTACGTTGGCGACTCCGTGGGCGTCTTCCACGCCCGCAAAGCCAAAGACGCGACGGCGGAAGATGCCGTCCTCTGGGATTTCCAGACTCAGGGCAGAATTATGGCCGCGCCGCTGGTGGCGCAGGACACCGTTTATTTCGGCACTGAGGCCGGGCTCCTGCACGCGCTGGACCGGCACACCGGCCGGGAGCTGTGGAACCTGGATTTGAAGTCGCCTATCTTGCTTTCGCCCGCCTTTGCTGACGGCAAACTCTTTGTGCGCACTGCCGATGGCCGTTTTAACGCCATTGGCTAAAACAGAACGGCCCCTGAACTCTCAAGGGCCGTTTTACAATCTATCTGCTTGGGCTACCAGTGCCAGATGGAGTCGTGGCTGTCGAAAAGACCGGCCAGATCGCTGCGCTTGACCAGCTTAATGCCGCTCACCACCTCATCCTTCTTTATGCCGCGCTCCGCCAGGTCCTCTTCCACCACATACGTAGTCACGCCGGCCTTGGACAGCGCTTCCACGTCCTGGTCCAGCTTTGGCGGGTTGGACAGCTTCACGTCGCCAATCTTTATCCCGCTGGCATCCTGGCCCCTGACGGCGTAGTTGACGGCGTTGGAGCGGAGCAGCACATTGATGTCCGCCCCATTTTTCTTCAGAATGTGTGACATCCACAAGATGGTGTCGTCCTGCTCCTCCAGCGTGCCGTGGTAAGCCCGCTCGACGACAGAAAGTATTTTTGCCATGGCGGCCTCCTATTTCGTGCCCATAATTATGGTGTTTGTGCTTTCCTGCGACCACTTGAGCAGGTCCGCCGGGCTGCCCAGTTTGGCCCCGGCAACCCGGTTGCCCGCACCGCGCTCGTCAACGCAGAGGCCGCAGTTAATCCACTGCACGCCTTCCGTCCTGAGCAGTCCAGCCACAAACTTGGCCGTGGTGGGGTGGTCCTCCTGCTCGGCGCTGGTTCCTTTCACAGGGTTAGCGTGAGGCGCCTGGTCCTTGATGGTCAGGCTCACGGCGCCTTCGTAGGCGAAAACGTTCACCTTGTGACCCTTGCGGACCGCCGCGTCGGCGATGCGCAGGGCGGTGGTAGTGGTCTCG
The genomic region above belongs to SAR202 cluster bacterium and contains:
- a CDS encoding MFS transporter — its product is MDATIVNLALPTIQRDFRVTLVEGSWVLNAYTLTFAALVVVGGKLCDLYGRKRVLLIGSTIFASGSLLAALAPNVYVLQSARVVQGTGSAMMMPGSLSVLAVAFLRKDLGLAIGVWGGIGALGLAIGPVVSGAFTSAFTWRAIFFLSLGIVLFSMLITYLMVRDSRDLTTDRRIDFLGVTLSAGSVLLLTLAIIGGNAYGWTSANTLGLFSAAAVLLALFVMAQILVPFHIIDPSFFKNRAFAVASAVRFAAGFAFIPVILMSTIFIQTFLHKSALEAGLLFLPAGVTVVLATPFWGKVADRIGPRIPMLLGMGLAGTAAFLWLHFDATSNYRTLLPSLLLASFGGSAAFVTTTAVVLNSLGENKAGVASGMVNMMQNVSAVLGVALVSSVFLNSLRSNLEETAPGADYKRVQAFGPADPVQAEAFANALSNAAIVVMVVLIAGALIALLLPRAVDNPARLKPKPASSTRKALHRARSP
- a CDS encoding EthD family reductase, with product MIRLTVLYPNLKGSRFDWDYYVNVHTPLAKKRFGKCVIKWEIDRAIEGEHKGEPAPWQVSCYITFTSREDYYKVIDKYGDELKGDFPNYTNVYPQFLISQVEVT
- a CDS encoding DsrE family protein, with protein sequence MAKILSVVERAYHGTLEEQDDTILWMSHILKKNGADINVLLRSNAVNYAVRGQDASGIKIGDVKLSNPPKLDQDVEALSKAGVTTYVVEEDLAERGIKKDEVVSGIKLVKRSDLAGLFDSHDSIWHW
- a CDS encoding alpha/beta fold hydrolase, translating into MCSMEKIRRQGKGLLYVSMLPEDYDPDRSYPLVVLLHGFGSNMHDLASLAPALDGKDFAYVCPNAPLSIPLGPNMKGFAWAPLPGERTEEHLKAAEKLIAEFLDEASKEYKTPKGKILLGGFSQGGMMTFRVGLSAPDKLAGLFSLSGFIDNPDAVKASLPSQRDQPIFIAHGTEDTVIPVGGARKSAAFLREQGYNPEYHEYVMAHQVTPQVIDDLRVWMHRTLQPSG
- a CDS encoding SMP-30/gluconolactonase/LRE family protein; protein product: MAKNLSELVPDLKPERVATGFKFTEGPVWHPDGYLLFSDIPAAVIYQWRPGRGATPYVRHSRQSNGLTLDRQGRLMACEHEGRQVSRQASDGSMQSVVSQYNGKRFNSPNDIVVHSSGAIYFTDPPYGIQPEQQEQPYYGVYRINTDGSITLLVSDFVRPNGLAFSPDESVLYIDDTRRRKTWAFDLRRDGWLSNGRVFVDMNVPASGNPDGMKVDTEGNVYITGGGGIWVLTAEGRHLGTIPVPEQPANLAFGDADARTLYITAQTSVYKLRVNVPGVRPYG
- a CDS encoding FeS-binding protein; this translates as MGTLTIALMDPPYESETTTTALRIADAAVRKGHKVNVFAYEGAVSLTIKDQAPHANPVKGTSAEQEDHPTTAKFVAGLLRTEGVQWINCGLCVDERGAGNRVAGAKLGSPADLLKWSQESTNTIIMGTK